The Streptomyces achromogenes genome window below encodes:
- the purB gene encoding adenylosuccinate lyase: protein MTSAAAAKPRIPNVLAGRYASAELATLWSPEHKVKLERQLWLAVLKAQKDLGIEVPDTAITDYERVLDTVDLASIAEREKVTRHDVKARIEEFNDLAGHEQVHKGMTSRDLTENVEQLQIRLSLELVRDRTVAVLARLGKLAGEYGELVVAGRSHNVAAQATTLGKRFATAADELLVAYGRVEELLVRYPLRGIKGPVGTAQDMLDLLGGDAAKLAELEDRIAGHLGFSQAFTSVGQVYPRSLDYEVVTALVQLAAAPSSLAKTIRLMAGHELVTEGFKPGQVGSSAMPHKMNTRSCERVNGLMVILRGYASMTGELAGDQWNEGDVSCSVVRRVALPDAFFALDGLLETFLTVLDEFGAFPAVVARELDRYLPFLATTKVLMGAVRGGVGREVAHEAIKENAVASALAMRERGTERNELLDKLAADERLPLDRAQLDALMADKLSFTGAAAAQVATVVGRIEEIVKQRPEAAGYTPGAIL from the coding sequence GTGACTTCCGCTGCCGCCGCCAAGCCCCGCATCCCCAACGTCCTCGCCGGACGCTACGCCTCCGCCGAGCTCGCCACGCTCTGGTCCCCCGAGCACAAGGTGAAGCTGGAGCGTCAGCTCTGGCTCGCCGTGCTGAAGGCCCAGAAGGACCTCGGGATCGAGGTGCCGGACACGGCGATCACCGACTACGAGCGTGTCCTCGACACCGTCGACCTGGCTTCGATCGCCGAGCGCGAGAAGGTCACGCGCCACGACGTGAAGGCCCGCATCGAGGAGTTCAACGACCTCGCCGGGCACGAGCAGGTCCACAAGGGCATGACGTCCCGCGACCTCACGGAGAACGTCGAGCAGCTCCAGATCCGCCTGTCGCTGGAGCTGGTCCGCGACCGCACGGTGGCCGTCCTCGCCCGGCTGGGCAAACTGGCCGGCGAGTACGGCGAGCTGGTCGTCGCCGGCCGCTCGCACAACGTGGCCGCCCAGGCCACCACGCTCGGCAAGCGGTTCGCGACCGCCGCCGACGAGCTGCTCGTGGCGTACGGCCGGGTCGAGGAGCTGCTCGTGCGCTACCCGCTGCGCGGCATCAAGGGCCCGGTCGGCACCGCCCAGGACATGCTGGACCTGCTGGGCGGCGACGCCGCGAAGCTGGCCGAGCTGGAGGACCGGATCGCCGGCCACCTGGGCTTCTCGCAGGCCTTCACCTCCGTCGGCCAGGTCTACCCGCGCTCGCTGGACTACGAGGTCGTGACCGCGCTGGTGCAGCTCGCGGCGGCCCCCTCCTCGCTGGCCAAGACCATCCGGCTGATGGCCGGGCACGAGCTGGTGACCGAGGGCTTCAAGCCCGGCCAGGTCGGCTCCTCCGCCATGCCGCACAAGATGAACACCCGCTCCTGCGAGCGCGTCAACGGCCTGATGGTCATCCTGCGCGGCTACGCGTCGATGACCGGCGAACTTGCGGGCGACCAGTGGAACGAGGGCGACGTGTCCTGCTCGGTGGTGCGCCGGGTCGCGCTGCCGGACGCCTTCTTCGCGCTGGACGGCCTTCTGGAGACCTTCCTGACGGTGCTCGACGAGTTCGGCGCGTTCCCGGCCGTCGTCGCGCGGGAGCTCGACCGCTACCTGCCGTTCCTGGCCACCACGAAGGTGCTGATGGGCGCGGTGCGCGGGGGCGTCGGCCGTGAGGTGGCGCACGAGGCGATCAAGGAGAACGCCGTGGCCTCGGCGCTGGCGATGCGGGAGCGGGGCACCGAGCGCAACGAGCTGCTGGACAAGCTGGCCGCCGACGAGCGTCTGCCGCTGGACCGCGCCCAGCTGGACGCGCTCATGGCCGACAAACTGTCGTTCACGGGCGCGGCGGCGGCCCAGGTGGCCACGGTCGTGGGCCGGATCGAGGAGATCGTGAAGCAGCGGCCGGAGGCGGCCGGTTACACGCCCGGAGCGATCCTCTGA
- the mug gene encoding G/U mismatch-specific DNA glycosylase: MTRFTQAELEAARDRLVPDVIADGLRVLFCGINPGLMTAATGHHFARPGNRFWPVLHLSGFTPRLLKPAEQEELLAHGLGITNVVARATARADELTAREYRDGGRVLADKVTRRRPRWLAVVGVTAYRAAFDDRKAVVGPQERRIGDTRVWVLPNPSGLNAHWTTATMAQEFARLRRAAEEED; the protein is encoded by the coding sequence CTGACGCGCTTCACCCAGGCCGAGCTGGAGGCCGCCCGCGACCGTCTCGTACCGGACGTGATCGCGGACGGTCTCCGTGTGCTGTTCTGCGGCATCAACCCGGGTCTGATGACGGCGGCCACCGGCCACCACTTCGCCCGCCCGGGCAACCGCTTCTGGCCGGTGCTTCACCTGTCCGGCTTCACTCCGCGACTGCTGAAGCCGGCGGAGCAGGAGGAGCTGCTCGCCCACGGGCTGGGCATCACCAACGTGGTGGCGCGGGCGACCGCCCGGGCCGACGAGCTCACGGCGCGGGAGTACCGGGACGGCGGGCGGGTGCTCGCGGACAAGGTGACGCGGCGGAGACCCCGGTGGCTGGCGGTGGTGGGCGTCACCGCGTACCGGGCGGCGTTCGACGACCGCAAGGCCGTGGTGGGCCCGCAGGAGCGCCGCATCGGCGACACCCGCGTGTGGGTGCTGCCCAACCCCAGCGGGCTGAACGCGCATTGGACCACCGCGACGATGGCCCAGGAGTTCGCACGGCTGCGGCGGGCGGCCGAGGAGGAGGACTGA
- a CDS encoding ROK family transcriptional regulator, whose translation MGRLTGGDPSLLRRINSAVVLHALRAADCATLTEITRVTGLSRPTVEGVVEDLIAAGLVVEKAADESVARRQGRPARRFRFRAEAGHLLGLEIGAHRVAALLSDLDGRVLGAQVRDVDEAAPPDERLERLRNAVAELLRRAGVPRSSLRAVGVGTPGIVEADGTVRLGTALPEWTGLRLGERLSRSFKCPVLVENDANAAAVAEHWKGSATESDDVVFVLAGLSPGAGALIGGRLHRGYGGAAGEIGALHLLGREATPETLLSTTDEPLHPLDEQAVAKVFAQARGGDRRARAAVDRFIQRLVHDVAALVLALDPELVVVGGWAAGLDGVLEPLRAELARYCLRPPRVALSMLGEAAVATGALRLALDHVEEQLFAVEGTVTARR comes from the coding sequence TTGGGGCGGCTGACCGGCGGGGACCCCTCGCTGCTGCGGAGGATCAATTCCGCGGTGGTGCTGCACGCGCTGCGTGCCGCGGACTGCGCGACGCTCACGGAGATCACCCGCGTCACCGGGCTGTCCCGGCCGACGGTGGAGGGTGTCGTCGAGGATCTGATCGCGGCGGGGCTCGTCGTAGAGAAGGCTGCGGACGAGAGCGTCGCCCGGCGCCAGGGGCGGCCCGCGCGACGGTTCCGGTTCCGGGCGGAGGCGGGGCATCTGCTGGGTCTGGAGATCGGGGCGCACCGGGTGGCCGCGCTGCTCTCGGACCTGGACGGCCGCGTGCTGGGCGCCCAGGTCAGGGACGTCGACGAGGCGGCCCCGCCGGACGAACGGCTGGAGCGGCTGCGCAACGCGGTCGCCGAACTGCTGCGCCGGGCGGGCGTCCCGCGCAGTTCGCTGCGGGCGGTCGGGGTCGGCACGCCCGGGATCGTGGAGGCGGACGGCACGGTACGGCTGGGCACCGCGCTGCCCGAGTGGACGGGGCTGCGCCTCGGCGAGCGGCTGAGCCGTTCGTTCAAGTGCCCGGTGCTGGTGGAGAACGACGCCAACGCGGCGGCCGTCGCCGAGCACTGGAAGGGTTCGGCCACCGAGTCCGACGACGTCGTCTTCGTGCTGGCCGGGCTCAGCCCGGGGGCCGGCGCGCTGATCGGCGGGCGGCTGCACCGCGGGTACGGCGGCGCGGCCGGGGAGATCGGCGCGCTGCATCTGCTGGGCCGTGAGGCGACCCCGGAGACGCTGCTGTCCACGACGGACGAGCCACTGCACCCGCTGGACGAGCAGGCCGTCGCGAAGGTGTTCGCACAGGCCCGGGGAGGCGACCGGCGGGCCCGGGCGGCGGTGGACCGCTTCATCCAGCGGCTGGTGCACGACGTGGCCGCGCTGGTGCTGGCGCTCGACCCCGAGCTGGTCGTGGTCGGTGGCTGGGCGGCCGGTCTGGACGGTGTACTGGAGCCGCTGCGCGCCGAGTTGGCACGCTACTGTCTGCGGCCGCCGAGGGTGGCCCTGTCGATGCTCGGGGAGGCGGCGGTGGCGACGGGGGCGCTGCGGCTCGCCCTCGATCACGTGGAGGAGCAGTTGTTCGCGGTGGAGGGGACGGTCACGGCGCGGCGGTGA
- a CDS encoding GntR family transcriptional regulator has translation MGTTQLESVPEPKYWHLKTVLSEALDSEFSVGEILPNERELAARFGVARATLRQALEQLELEGRLQRRRGVGTTVAPPRMGVAVGTEQRVWPGVGEDAWQAVGCTLAAPPAAVAAALETPREQSVHIVRRSRVSHGQPVAAELLYVPQTSAPELSAIDASSEAARARVVLRELHRLELQGQDSAVELGSARADDARQLDRLPGAPVLVVTTRYFAEGRTAALSVATYRADTCRLTFGASGVEILHGQERQAS, from the coding sequence GTGGGGACCACGCAACTGGAATCGGTGCCGGAACCGAAGTACTGGCATCTCAAGACCGTGCTCAGCGAGGCGCTCGACTCCGAGTTCTCCGTCGGCGAGATCCTGCCCAACGAGCGTGAGCTGGCCGCCCGCTTCGGCGTCGCCCGCGCGACGCTCCGGCAGGCCCTGGAACAACTCGAGCTGGAGGGCCGGCTGCAGCGCCGCCGAGGTGTCGGCACCACCGTCGCGCCGCCCCGGATGGGCGTCGCCGTCGGCACGGAGCAGCGGGTCTGGCCGGGCGTGGGGGAGGACGCCTGGCAGGCCGTCGGCTGCACGCTCGCGGCGCCGCCCGCGGCCGTCGCCGCCGCCCTGGAGACCCCGCGCGAGCAGAGCGTGCACATCGTGCGCCGCTCACGGGTGTCGCACGGTCAGCCCGTGGCCGCCGAGCTGCTGTACGTCCCGCAGACGTCGGCGCCCGAACTCAGCGCGATCGACGCCTCGTCCGAGGCCGCACGCGCGCGCGTGGTGCTGCGCGAGCTGCACCGCCTCGAACTGCAGGGCCAGGACAGCGCCGTGGAACTGGGCTCGGCCCGCGCGGACGACGCCAGGCAACTCGACCGGCTCCCCGGCGCGCCCGTCCTCGTGGTCACGACCCGCTACTTCGCCGAGGGCCGTACCGCCGCGCTCTCCGTGGCCACGTACCGCGCGGACACCTGCCGGCTGACGTTCGGCGCGTCCGGCGTGGAGATCCTCCACGGTCAGGAGCGGCAGGCCTCCTGA
- a CDS encoding alpha/beta fold hydrolase, translating into MPATVSFTVPSAEGPLPVTVSYARVGRGEPLLLLHGIGHHRQAWDPVVDILAAERDVIAVDLPGFGVSPALPDGLAYDLPTTAAVFGAFCEALELDRPHVAGNSLGGLLALELGREKLVRSVTALSPAGFWSEAERRYAFGVLVAMRQISRRLPLPLVERLARTAAGRTALTSTIYARPGRRSPEAVVAETLALAQATGFDQTLRAGTAVRFTDDLPGIPVTVGWGARDWLLVRRQGVRAKQVIPAARLVRLPGCGHCPMNDDPALVARVILDGSR; encoded by the coding sequence ATGCCCGCCACCGTCTCCTTCACGGTCCCCTCCGCCGAGGGCCCGCTGCCCGTCACGGTCTCCTACGCGCGCGTGGGCCGGGGCGAACCGCTCCTCCTGTTGCACGGCATCGGGCATCACCGGCAGGCCTGGGACCCGGTGGTGGACATCCTGGCCGCCGAACGCGACGTGATCGCCGTGGACCTGCCCGGTTTCGGCGTCTCCCCCGCCCTGCCGGACGGGCTCGCCTACGACCTGCCCACCACGGCCGCGGTGTTCGGCGCCTTCTGCGAGGCGCTGGAGCTGGACCGGCCCCATGTGGCGGGGAACTCGCTCGGCGGTCTGCTCGCCCTGGAACTCGGCCGCGAGAAGCTCGTACGGTCCGTCACGGCGCTGTCCCCGGCCGGGTTCTGGTCGGAGGCCGAGCGGCGCTACGCCTTCGGCGTGCTGGTCGCGATGCGGCAGATCTCCCGCCGGCTGCCGCTGCCCCTCGTCGAGCGACTGGCGCGCACCGCGGCCGGCCGCACAGCCCTCACCAGCACCATCTACGCCCGCCCGGGCCGCCGCTCACCCGAGGCCGTGGTCGCCGAGACGCTGGCCCTGGCCCAGGCCACCGGGTTCGACCAGACGCTGCGCGCCGGCACCGCCGTCCGGTTCACCGACGACCTGCCCGGCATCCCGGTCACCGTCGGCTGGGGCGCCCGCGACTGGCTGCTCGTGCGCCGCCAGGGCGTCCGCGCCAAGCAGGTCATCCCCGCCGCCCGCCTCGTGCGGCTGCCCGGCTGCGGCCACTGCCCGATGAACGACGACCCGGCCCTCGTCGCGCGCGTGATCCTCGACGGCAGCCGCTGA
- the pdxR gene encoding MocR-like pyridoxine biosynthesis transcription factor PdxR, translated as MTSSGTNPEGPTPSAAWEVLLPAASAPARARGRALRAALRDAVRSGLLAQDARLPSSRDLAADLGVSRGLITEAYEQLTAEGYLRSGRGAGTWVGGAVRAARPRARDLAPRAPGARADFVPGTPDLSLFPRAAWGAAHRAVLAELPHHELGYPDPRGLPRLRLALAELLARRRGVVADPERLVVVSGVAQASALLGLALHARGTAAVGVEDPGSPQHSALYAGAGVTAVPLPLDDEGLALGPLRSSGVRAVVTTPAHQFPTGIAYSARRRAELLDWARSVDGFVLEDDYDGDFRYDRAPVGALQGLDPERVAYTGSVSKSLAPGLRLGWLLVPEALTEAVVERKRTTDLGHPALDQALFARFVERGDYDRQLRRCQRAYRERRDAVVNALGEHFPGALVSGVAAGLHAIAELPQRYGPQERFLARTAAAGVGVRALNQYAHARVPHDDGPVRLVLGYAHLSPPRIQEGVRLMAEAVASG; from the coding sequence ATGACGTCATCGGGGACCAATCCCGAAGGGCCCACGCCGTCGGCGGCCTGGGAGGTGCTGCTGCCGGCCGCTTCCGCGCCGGCACGCGCGCGTGGCCGCGCCCTGCGGGCCGCGCTGCGGGACGCGGTGCGCTCCGGCCTGCTCGCGCAGGACGCCCGTCTGCCGTCGAGCCGGGACCTGGCCGCCGACCTCGGGGTCTCACGCGGGCTCATCACGGAGGCGTACGAGCAGTTGACGGCCGAGGGGTATCTGCGCAGCGGGCGCGGCGCGGGCACGTGGGTGGGCGGCGCCGTCCGGGCCGCCCGGCCACGCGCGCGTGACCTCGCTCCCCGCGCACCGGGCGCGCGGGCCGACTTCGTGCCGGGGACGCCGGACCTGTCGCTGTTCCCGCGGGCCGCGTGGGGCGCCGCGCATCGGGCCGTACTGGCCGAACTGCCCCACCACGAGCTGGGCTATCCCGACCCGCGCGGGCTGCCCCGGCTGCGCCTCGCGCTCGCCGAACTCCTCGCCCGCCGCCGGGGCGTGGTCGCCGACCCGGAGCGCCTCGTGGTCGTCTCCGGCGTGGCGCAGGCGAGCGCCCTGCTCGGCCTCGCCCTGCACGCGCGCGGGACGGCCGCCGTCGGCGTGGAGGACCCGGGGAGTCCCCAGCACAGCGCCCTGTACGCAGGGGCGGGCGTCACGGCCGTCCCCCTGCCGCTGGACGACGAGGGCCTGGCCCTGGGCCCGCTCCGGTCGTCGGGCGTACGGGCCGTGGTGACGACGCCGGCACACCAGTTCCCCACCGGGATCGCGTACTCCGCGCGGCGGCGCGCCGAGTTGCTGGACTGGGCGAGGTCGGTGGACGGCTTCGTCCTCGAGGACGACTACGACGGCGACTTCCGCTACGACCGCGCCCCCGTGGGCGCCCTGCAGGGCCTGGACCCGGAGCGCGTGGCCTACACCGGGTCGGTCAGCAAGTCCCTCGCGCCGGGGCTGCGCCTCGGCTGGCTGCTCGTGCCCGAGGCGCTGACCGAGGCGGTCGTCGAGCGCAAGCGGACGACGGACCTGGGTCATCCGGCCCTCGACCAGGCGCTGTTCGCCCGGTTCGTGGAGCGCGGTGACTACGACCGCCAGCTGCGCCGCTGCCAACGCGCCTACCGCGAACGGCGGGACGCCGTCGTGAACGCGCTCGGCGAGCACTTCCCCGGGGCGCTGGTGTCGGGCGTCGCGGCGGGACTGCACGCCATCGCCGAACTCCCGCAGCGCTACGGGCCGCAGGAGCGGTTCCTCGCCCGGACGGCCGCCGCGGGCGTCGGCGTCCGCGCCCTGAACCAGTACGCACACGCGCGCGTGCCGCACGACGACGGGCCCGTACGCCTCGTGCTGGGCTACGCGCACCTGTCGCCCCCGCGCATCCAGGAGGGCGTACGCCTCATGGCGGAGGCCGTCGCGAGCGGGTGA
- a CDS encoding GNAT family N-acetyltransferase, translating to MTRDLTHVRARHGRPVHHWRRDVVELAALFTAVAVADGVANLVGHGPDGPVLLAVSAAALAATAGFHTWWARRHGHAPPAGDTGARPRSEEPQAGPSALPSPDDEASTLWRMRTTVRDAPGSLAALCAALAGRRVDILSLQTHPLGADTVDEFLLRAPGGLAAGEINRAVALGGGRATWIERADAHDLVDAPTRVLQLATRTALDAAELPLALRQLLGRCTIRSLPAASGHDDAGTAGVPVEGVLEDTLLRLPTPDGGVITVERPYLPFTPTEFARARALVELDARLGPRVPRGQDVLTLSEGEDITVRRADTGDVTAARDMHERCSARTLRMRYHGPVGDADRYLNHLLSPRFGRTLAAQTRSGRIVGLGHLLWDGDETEVALLVEDGWQRRGIGAELLGRLVAMAGEAGCGSVYAVTQASNTGMVAAMRGLGLPLDYQIEEGTLVVTARLEKAGAARATSEQRYEERARRD from the coding sequence ATGACTCGAGACCTGACTCATGTGCGCGCGAGGCACGGACGCCCGGTGCACCACTGGCGGCGGGACGTCGTGGAACTCGCCGCGCTCTTCACGGCCGTCGCGGTGGCCGACGGAGTGGCGAACCTGGTGGGCCACGGTCCGGACGGCCCGGTGCTGCTGGCGGTGTCGGCGGCGGCACTCGCCGCCACCGCCGGGTTCCACACCTGGTGGGCACGCCGCCACGGCCATGCGCCGCCCGCCGGCGATACCGGCGCCCGGCCGCGCTCCGAGGAGCCGCAGGCCGGGCCGTCCGCGCTCCCCTCGCCGGACGACGAGGCGAGCACCCTGTGGCGGATGCGGACGACGGTGCGGGACGCCCCGGGGTCACTGGCCGCGCTCTGCGCGGCGCTGGCCGGGCGCCGGGTGGACATTCTGAGCCTGCAGACGCACCCGCTGGGCGCGGACACCGTGGACGAGTTCCTGCTGCGGGCCCCCGGCGGGCTCGCGGCGGGCGAGATCAACCGGGCCGTGGCGCTGGGGGGCGGCCGTGCCACCTGGATCGAGCGGGCCGACGCCCACGATCTGGTCGACGCGCCGACCCGGGTCCTCCAGCTGGCCACCCGTACCGCCCTCGACGCCGCGGAACTGCCGCTCGCGCTGCGGCAGTTGCTCGGCCGCTGCACGATCCGCTCGCTGCCCGCGGCGTCCGGCCACGACGACGCGGGAACGGCGGGCGTGCCGGTGGAAGGCGTGCTGGAGGACACCCTGCTGCGCCTGCCGACACCGGACGGCGGTGTGATCACGGTGGAGCGGCCGTATCTGCCGTTCACCCCCACCGAGTTCGCCCGCGCGCGTGCGCTGGTGGAGCTGGACGCGCGGCTCGGCCCGCGGGTCCCGCGCGGCCAGGACGTCCTGACGCTGTCCGAGGGCGAGGACATCACCGTCCGCCGGGCGGACACCGGTGACGTGACGGCGGCGAGGGACATGCACGAGCGGTGCTCCGCGCGCACGCTCCGGATGCGCTACCACGGGCCGGTCGGCGACGCGGACCGCTATCTCAACCACCTGCTCAGCCCGCGATTCGGCCGCACTCTCGCCGCGCAGACGCGGTCCGGCCGCATCGTCGGCCTCGGCCACCTGCTGTGGGACGGCGACGAGACGGAGGTCGCGCTGCTCGTCGAGGACGGCTGGCAGCGGCGCGGCATCGGCGCCGAACTGCTCGGCCGGCTGGTGGCGATGGCCGGGGAGGCGGGCTGCGGGAGCGTGTACGCCGTGACGCAGGCCTCCAACACCGGCATGGTCGCCGCGATGCGCGGCCTCGGACTGCCCCTCGACTACCAGATCGAGGAGGGAACCCTGGTCGTCACCGCCCGTCTGGAGAAGGCCGGAGCGGCACGGGCGACGTCCGAGCAGCGCTACGAGGAACGCGCCCGCCGCGACTGA
- a CDS encoding MFS transporter, whose protein sequence is MVLILAVTCAVAVGNIYFPQAIGPLVAAGLHVSPDSAAAVATATQTGYTAGTVLLVPLGDRLPHRPFLVVLLALAGLALLAAGCAPALPALIAAATLVGLTTVGAQIVGPLAAGLVAADRQGAVIGTLLSGSTGGMLLARTFSGTLGEWLGWRAPYLVAAVLALILATVLAFAVPTTTPSSRQPYTALLAAPLRLLRTEPDLRRSCFYQATVFAGFSAVWTCLALLLAGPAYGLGAQAVGMIALVGAASMVCTPLAGRLVDRYGPDPVNLVCMLGVLVSAAILTMGARGGTPGLTSLTLGTLLLDAAMQSGMVANQVRVYALRVDARSRLNTAYMTCAYLGGSAGSWLGTRVWSQAGWWGVCVLVALLAALALARHLLALYKVAR, encoded by the coding sequence ATGGTCTTGATCCTGGCTGTCACATGCGCCGTGGCGGTGGGCAACATCTACTTTCCCCAGGCCATCGGCCCACTGGTCGCCGCCGGGCTGCACGTGTCGCCCGATTCGGCCGCTGCGGTGGCGACCGCCACACAGACCGGCTACACGGCCGGGACGGTCTTGCTGGTGCCGCTCGGCGACCGGCTCCCGCACCGCCCGTTCCTCGTCGTCCTTCTCGCCCTGGCCGGTCTGGCACTTCTCGCAGCGGGTTGTGCTCCGGCTCTGCCGGCCCTCATCGCCGCCGCCACCCTTGTCGGCCTGACCACCGTGGGCGCGCAGATCGTCGGCCCTCTGGCGGCTGGTCTCGTGGCCGCCGACCGCCAAGGAGCGGTGATCGGCACCCTGTTGAGCGGATCGACCGGCGGCATGCTGCTGGCCCGGACCTTCAGCGGCACGCTCGGTGAGTGGCTGGGCTGGCGGGCCCCCTACCTGGTCGCAGCGGTCCTGGCCCTGATCCTCGCCACCGTCTTGGCGTTCGCGGTGCCGACCACGACCCCGTCCTCCCGCCAGCCGTACACAGCACTCCTGGCCGCGCCGCTGCGCCTGCTGCGTACCGAGCCGGACCTGCGCCGCTCGTGCTTCTACCAGGCAACCGTCTTCGCCGGGTTCTCCGCGGTCTGGACCTGCCTGGCGCTCCTGCTCGCCGGACCGGCCTACGGGCTGGGTGCCCAGGCGGTGGGAATGATCGCCCTGGTCGGCGCGGCGAGCATGGTCTGCACCCCGCTCGCCGGCCGTCTGGTGGACCGCTACGGCCCCGATCCGGTGAACCTGGTCTGCATGCTCGGTGTCCTCGTCTCGGCCGCGATTCTCACCATGGGCGCCCGGGGCGGCACGCCGGGTCTGACCTCCCTGACACTCGGCACGCTGCTCCTTGACGCCGCGATGCAGTCCGGCATGGTCGCCAATCAAGTCCGCGTCTACGCCCTGCGCGTCGATGCCCGCAGCAGGCTCAACACCGCCTACATGACCTGCGCCTACCTGGGCGGCAGCGCAGGTTCCTGGCTCGGGACACGCGTCTGGAGCCAGGCCGGCTGGTGGGGCGTGTGCGTGCTCGTCGCGCTGCTTGCCGCGCTTGCCCTGGCCCGCCACCTACTGGCGCTGTACAAGGTCGCCCGATAG
- a CDS encoding SDR family oxidoreductase — MTPTTHVRRTAVSTGAARGIGAAVARRPAGDGMAVGVIDLDEADAGRVDHAGAKAGLIGFTRSLALRLGPHGVSANATAPGFVVRDMTRASARRLGLSFEEFRYRAEQSIPAGRAGLPDDIAPSASFLVSPGAGLVSGQVSYVAGGPVD, encoded by the coding sequence ATGACACCCACAACTCATGTGCGGAGGACGGCGGTTTCCACCGGTGCTGCCCGCGGTATCGGCGCCGCTGTCGCCAGGCGCCCGGCGGGCGACGGCATGGCGGTCGGCGTGATCGATCTGGACGAGGCGGATGCCGGCCGCGTCGACCACGCCGGTGCAAAGGCGGGTTTGATCGGATTCACCAGATCCCTCGCTCTCCGGCTCGGCCCGCATGGCGTGAGCGCGAACGCCACCGCGCCGGGATTCGTCGTGAGGGACATGACCAGGGCCTCGGCCCGGCGGCTGGGCCTGAGCTTCGAGGAGTTCCGGTACAGGGCGGAGCAGTCCATCCCGGCAGGCCGGGCGGGCCTGCCGGACGACATCGCCCCTAGCGCCTCCTTCCTCGTAAGTCCCGGGGCGGGGCTCGTCTCCGGCCAGGTCAGCTACGTCGCGGGCGGGCCGGTGGACTGA
- a CDS encoding ArsR/SmtB family transcription factor: MISFVLGVEDLADTRFALSPLHETLFSLRVLQDPGLSALHLPWRRSVLGRLGTLDTGLLMSLVAQRRTLPDFLTPNPASFAPAFEEELSVVRRASCARVRHDLLLAHAPDPVPEALRDATAAEDAPVARLRDAICDLLRRYWAVAIEPMWPQMRLVLEADMTYRARRLALGGARLLFADMHPNLRWQRGELYIHKMIGRHRVAASGRGLLLLPSVFAHKPAPPVSPDEPPSLVYPSRGVATLWDSEMPTVDTTALVSLLGSSRARLLSLLEEPLPTVELARRLRVTPSAVSQHLRVLHSTGLVTRTRDGRHVLYRRSTLGDRLTTTATGPRTHDG; this comes from the coding sequence ATGATCAGCTTTGTGCTCGGCGTCGAGGACCTCGCGGACACCCGTTTCGCCCTCTCGCCCCTGCACGAGACCCTGTTCAGCCTGCGGGTGCTCCAGGATCCCGGCCTTTCGGCGCTGCATCTGCCCTGGCGCAGGTCCGTACTCGGCAGACTCGGCACGCTCGACACCGGTCTGCTCATGTCCCTGGTCGCCCAGCGGCGTACCCTCCCCGACTTCCTGACCCCGAATCCCGCGAGCTTCGCACCGGCCTTCGAAGAGGAACTCTCCGTCGTCCGCCGGGCGTCCTGCGCTCGGGTCCGCCACGACCTGCTGCTCGCGCACGCACCCGACCCTGTTCCCGAAGCCCTCCGCGACGCCACCGCCGCCGAGGACGCACCTGTCGCCAGACTCCGCGACGCCATCTGCGATCTTCTGCGTCGGTACTGGGCGGTGGCCATCGAGCCGATGTGGCCGCAGATGCGACTGGTGCTGGAAGCCGACATGACCTACCGCGCCCGCCGGCTCGCCCTGGGGGGCGCCCGACTGCTGTTCGCCGACATGCACCCGAACCTGCGCTGGCAAAGGGGAGAGCTGTACATCCACAAGATGATCGGCAGGCACCGGGTGGCGGCATCCGGCCGGGGGCTGCTGCTCCTGCCGTCCGTGTTCGCGCACAAGCCCGCGCCCCCCGTAAGCCCGGACGAGCCGCCGAGCCTCGTCTATCCCAGCCGGGGAGTAGCCACACTGTGGGACTCGGAGATGCCGACCGTCGACACCACCGCCCTGGTGTCTCTGCTCGGTTCGTCCCGAGCCAGACTGCTCAGCCTCCTGGAGGAGCCGCTGCCCACCGTAGAGCTCGCCCGTCGTCTCAGGGTCACCCCGAGCGCTGTCTCCCAACACCTGCGTGTCCTGCACTCCACAGGACTGGTCACCCGGACACGTGACGGACGGCATGTGTTGTACCGGAGAAGCACGCTCGGCGACCGGCTCACGACCACCGCTACCGGACCGCGAACCCACGACGGCTGA